Proteins co-encoded in one Synergistes jonesii genomic window:
- a CDS encoding phenylacetate--CoA ligase family protein has translation MNELTIMSQCFAQVRRVAKLSPMYRKKFAELPVDTMMTREQFESLPFTTKQDLRDAYPMGMQCVPDDEIVRVHSSSGTTGTPVIMPYSRQDLEDWAVMMERCFQFAGVTPSDRLQITPGFGLWTAGLGFQAGAERLGAMVIPTGAGNTDRQLQLMRDLQASVLIGTSSYALVIAEEVDKRKMKGDIHLKRGIFGSERWGDKIRERIYETLGIEFFDIYGLTEIYGPGIAIDCHEHAGMHYFSDYVYCEIIDPKSGKVLPAGEQGEIVITTFRKEAAPLIRYRTRDISRIIPGECSCGSPFPRLDRIVGRSDDMIKVKGTNIYPAQVEEILKQIDGFGSEYRIILENEDLRDRMVVQAEMREGADPEELAEKLVRGCKSGLGIRIVPQVMKNGELPRSEKKTQRVIDKRY, from the coding sequence ATGAACGAACTTACGATAATGAGCCAGTGCTTCGCTCAGGTGCGCCGCGTCGCAAAACTCAGCCCGATGTACAGGAAAAAATTCGCGGAGCTTCCCGTCGATACGATGATGACGCGCGAACAGTTCGAATCGCTGCCCTTCACGACGAAGCAGGACCTGCGCGACGCTTACCCGATGGGGATGCAGTGCGTGCCGGACGACGAAATAGTGCGCGTCCACTCCTCGTCGGGCACGACCGGCACGCCGGTCATCATGCCGTACAGCAGACAGGACCTCGAAGACTGGGCTGTAATGATGGAGCGCTGCTTCCAATTCGCCGGAGTGACGCCCTCCGACCGCTTACAGATAACGCCGGGCTTCGGCCTTTGGACGGCGGGGCTCGGCTTCCAGGCCGGAGCCGAGCGCCTCGGCGCGATGGTCATCCCGACCGGCGCGGGCAACACCGACCGCCAGCTTCAGCTCATGCGCGACCTTCAGGCGAGCGTGCTCATCGGCACATCTTCCTACGCGCTCGTCATCGCGGAGGAAGTCGACAAGCGCAAAATGAAGGGCGACATACACCTCAAGCGCGGCATCTTCGGCTCGGAGCGCTGGGGCGACAAGATTCGCGAGAGAATCTACGAGACGCTCGGGATCGAATTCTTCGACATCTACGGACTCACCGAAATATACGGCCCGGGCATTGCGATCGACTGCCACGAACACGCGGGGATGCACTACTTCAGCGATTACGTCTACTGCGAGATAATCGACCCGAAGAGCGGCAAAGTGCTGCCCGCCGGGGAGCAGGGAGAGATCGTCATCACGACCTTCCGTAAGGAAGCTGCGCCGCTCATCCGCTACCGCACGCGCGACATATCGCGCATCATACCCGGCGAATGCTCCTGCGGATCACCCTTCCCGCGCCTCGACAGAATCGTCGGCAGAAGCGACGACATGATAAAAGTCAAGGGCACGAACATCTACCCGGCGCAGGTCGAAGAAATTTTGAAACAGATAGATGGCTTCGGCAGCGAATACAGGATAATCCTCGAGAACGAAGATCTGCGCGACCGCATGGTAGTGCAGGCCGAGATGAGGGAGGGAGCCGACCCCGAGGAGCTCGCCGAGAAGCTCGTCCGCGGTTGCAAATCCGGCCTCGGTATCAGGATAGTGCCGCAGGTCATGAAAAACGGCGAGCTTCCAAGGAGCGAGAAAAAGACGCAGCGCGTCATCGACAAGAGATATTAA
- a CDS encoding indolepyruvate oxidoreductase subunit beta, producing the protein MASSIVIAGVGGQGTLLASKILAAAAGEKGLFVRTSETIGMAQRGGSVSSHLRIDAKELSPIIPMHHADALLAFEPAEAVRMLPKLKPGAKCVVDTDKVVPTNVALGRGVYLAEEYIALLKEKCPAALFIKGAPLALSAGDIRTLNIVILGAAAGAGALPFTPREIRAAMAECVKPKLLAMNEKAFELGLKAPGVRW; encoded by the coding sequence ATGGCAAGTAGCATCGTGATAGCCGGAGTAGGAGGGCAGGGCACGCTGCTGGCTTCGAAGATACTCGCCGCGGCGGCGGGGGAGAAGGGGCTATTCGTGCGCACCTCCGAGACGATCGGAATGGCGCAGCGCGGCGGCTCGGTGTCGAGCCATCTGCGCATAGACGCGAAAGAACTTTCCCCGATAATCCCGATGCACCACGCTGACGCGCTGCTGGCCTTCGAGCCGGCGGAAGCGGTGCGTATGCTGCCGAAGCTGAAGCCGGGAGCGAAATGCGTCGTCGACACCGATAAAGTCGTCCCGACGAACGTCGCGCTCGGAAGGGGCGTCTACCTCGCCGAGGAGTATATCGCCCTCCTCAAGGAAAAATGCCCCGCCGCGCTCTTCATAAAGGGCGCGCCGCTCGCGCTTTCGGCCGGGGACATAAGGACGCTCAACATCGTGATACTGGGAGCCGCGGCGGGAGCCGGAGCCCTTCCCTTCACGCCGCGCGAGATACGCGCGGCGATGGCGGAATGCGTGAAGCCGAAACTGCTCGCGATGAACGAGAAGGCGTTCGAGCTCGGTCTCAAAGCGCCAGGCGTGCGATGGTGA
- the iorA gene encoding indolepyruvate ferredoxin oxidoreductase subunit alpha → MSVKVCMGNEAIALGALAAGVSVAAGYPGTPSTEIIETLVGIHKPGVSVQWSTNEKAALEVAAGAAYAGARSLCTMKQVGLNVASDPLMSLSYIGVKGGMVIAVADDPGPWSSQTEQDTRGFAKHANLPVFDPSSPEEAYMMVLSAYEFSEKYSLPAFLRPTTRVCHASADVDFDIDAEIKKSDGFEKRPEWCIFPALSYRRHGELEEKQGEMARDFDKMPYNRIEGRGRKGVAVSGVSYLYAKEAIAELGADVLLYKVGTPYPMPERLTKKFISSVDSVLVVEELDPVVEEQLLIEAAGRVPVLGKRSGDMPKNGEYSFEIVKKALIKYLGLPQEKEEREELPQLPVRPPVLCAGCPHRASFYAAKVATKDLKKAIYCGDIGCYTLGNAAPLNMVDTCLCMGAGITIAQGLALADAGAKCLAFIGDSTFFHTGIPGVINAVYQGTDITVIVLDNRTTAMTGQQPHPGTGKRALGDDAPALDIETILRACGVKRVSRVNPFDFESAVGAIREAVGFAGVSAVIAEAPCVAQLKKPEAICFVNDKCIKCGRCIKEIGCPAITPDEAGRAVVNAPLCTGCGLCACVCPVSAIERGERNGK, encoded by the coding sequence ATGAGCGTGAAAGTCTGCATGGGCAACGAAGCTATAGCGCTCGGAGCGCTTGCGGCCGGAGTCTCCGTCGCGGCCGGCTATCCTGGCACGCCTTCGACGGAGATAATCGAAACGCTCGTCGGCATCCACAAGCCGGGCGTCAGCGTGCAGTGGTCGACGAACGAAAAAGCGGCGCTCGAGGTGGCGGCCGGCGCGGCTTACGCCGGAGCGCGATCCCTCTGCACGATGAAGCAGGTCGGGCTCAACGTGGCCTCCGACCCGCTGATGAGCCTCTCCTATATCGGCGTCAAGGGCGGCATGGTCATAGCCGTCGCCGACGATCCGGGGCCCTGGTCGTCGCAGACGGAGCAGGATACGCGCGGCTTTGCCAAGCATGCGAATCTGCCCGTCTTCGACCCTTCGTCGCCTGAGGAGGCCTATATGATGGTGCTGAGCGCCTACGAATTCTCCGAGAAATATTCTCTGCCGGCGTTCCTGCGCCCGACGACGCGCGTCTGCCACGCCAGCGCCGACGTCGATTTCGATATAGACGCCGAAATAAAAAAGAGCGACGGCTTTGAGAAGCGCCCCGAGTGGTGCATCTTCCCGGCGCTCTCCTACAGGCGACACGGCGAGCTCGAGGAGAAGCAGGGCGAGATGGCGCGCGACTTCGACAAAATGCCTTACAACCGCATAGAAGGGCGCGGACGCAAAGGCGTGGCCGTCTCCGGAGTATCCTACCTGTACGCGAAGGAAGCGATAGCGGAGCTCGGAGCGGACGTTCTGCTCTACAAGGTCGGCACTCCCTACCCTATGCCCGAGCGGCTGACGAAAAAATTTATTTCGTCGGTCGATTCCGTTCTCGTCGTCGAGGAGCTCGACCCCGTCGTCGAAGAGCAGCTTCTGATAGAAGCTGCTGGGCGCGTGCCGGTGCTCGGCAAGCGCAGCGGCGACATGCCGAAGAACGGCGAATACTCATTTGAAATAGTTAAAAAGGCTCTTATAAAATATCTCGGCCTGCCGCAGGAAAAGGAAGAGAGAGAGGAACTTCCACAGCTTCCCGTGCGCCCGCCGGTGCTCTGCGCCGGCTGCCCGCACCGCGCTTCATTCTACGCGGCGAAGGTGGCGACGAAGGATCTCAAAAAGGCGATCTACTGCGGCGACATCGGCTGCTACACGCTCGGCAACGCCGCTCCGCTCAACATGGTCGACACCTGCCTCTGCATGGGCGCGGGGATAACGATCGCCCAGGGGCTCGCGCTCGCCGACGCCGGGGCGAAGTGCCTGGCGTTCATCGGCGACTCGACATTCTTCCACACGGGCATCCCCGGCGTGATAAACGCGGTATATCAAGGGACGGACATAACGGTGATAGTCCTTGACAACCGTACGACTGCCATGACGGGGCAGCAGCCGCACCCGGGGACCGGCAAGCGCGCGCTGGGAGACGACGCACCGGCGCTCGACATCGAAACGATATTGCGCGCCTGCGGCGTGAAGCGCGTGTCGCGCGTCAACCCCTTCGACTTTGAAAGCGCCGTCGGCGCGATACGCGAAGCGGTAGGCTTCGCCGGAGTCTCCGCCGTCATAGCTGAGGCTCCCTGCGTCGCGCAGCTTAAAAAGCCCGAGGCGATCTGCTTTGTGAACGATAAATGTATCAAATGCGGCAGATGCATAAAAGAAATAGGCTGCCCGGCGATAACGCCGGACGAAGCGGGGCGCGCCGTTGTGAACGCGCCGCTCTGCACCGGCTGCGGGCTCTGCGCCTGCGTCTGCCCTGTTTCGGCGATAGAAAGGGGCGAGAGAAATGGCAAGTAG
- a CDS encoding phosphate acyltransferase, which yields MYKSFDEIINDGGSLAGSSVVAAAADRETLAALKMAFERGLGHALLTGREKIIAPIAEEFGVADKCEILDAESEVEAVKRAVAAARDGCADVLMNGAADAPVLMRAALDRECGLRCGRTVSYLAVMEIPNEGHLSFCSDGAFIVAPTLDQKKHILRNALKAIHALGYEHVNVACIAAGERIDRKIPSAADAAALVAAWRAGEFDDLPCTCTIEGPMSVDVAASSKTAERRGIKSVIAGKADLLLAPNIECGSALCRTLVCYCGAKFAGVALGARVPIALSMPSDDAETRFRGAAIACAAAAGR from the coding sequence ATGTATAAAAGCTTTGACGAAATAATAAACGACGGCGGGAGCCTCGCGGGTAGCAGCGTAGTCGCGGCCGCCGCGGACAGGGAAACACTGGCCGCATTGAAGATGGCCTTCGAGCGCGGCCTCGGGCACGCGCTGCTGACCGGCCGCGAAAAAATCATAGCGCCGATCGCCGAGGAGTTCGGCGTCGCAGACAAATGCGAGATATTAGACGCCGAAAGCGAGGTTGAAGCGGTAAAAAGGGCCGTCGCCGCCGCGCGCGACGGCTGCGCGGACGTATTGATGAACGGCGCGGCGGACGCGCCCGTCCTGATGCGCGCGGCGCTCGACCGCGAATGCGGCCTGCGCTGCGGCAGAACCGTCAGCTATCTCGCTGTGATGGAGATTCCCAATGAAGGACATCTGTCGTTCTGCTCGGACGGCGCCTTCATCGTCGCGCCGACGCTCGACCAGAAGAAGCACATACTTAGGAACGCGCTGAAGGCGATTCATGCGCTCGGCTACGAGCACGTCAACGTCGCCTGCATCGCGGCAGGCGAACGCATCGATCGGAAGATTCCCTCGGCGGCGGACGCCGCGGCGCTCGTAGCGGCCTGGCGCGCCGGGGAGTTCGACGACCTGCCCTGCACCTGCACGATAGAGGGACCCATGTCGGTCGACGTGGCGGCGTCGAGCAAAACCGCCGAGCGCAGGGGCATAAAGAGCGTCATCGCCGGGAAGGCTGACCTCCTCCTCGCTCCCAATATCGAATGCGGCAGCGCGCTCTGCAGGACGCTCGTCTGCTACTGCGGCGCAAAGTTCGCCGGCGTAGCGCTCGGCGCGAGGGTACCGATAGCGCTTTCGATGCCGTCGGACGACGCGGAGACGAGGTTCCGCGGCGCGGCGATCGCCTGCGCGGCCGCGGCCGGACGTTAG
- a CDS encoding TlpA family protein disulfide reductase, translating to MKRKLIALVSMLAAAMLLAAPASALRRGDAAADFMLKGLDGKAFSLSEQRGKVVVLNFWATWCPPCRGEMPEFNELAEELSDRGDAALFAINLTDGRRDTKEKVKEFIVKNGYNSLTVLLDDGARVADHFGVRYIPTTFVLDRGGKISGVIQGAATKENVLKLVKETK from the coding sequence ATGAAAAGAAAACTTATCGCGCTTGTCTCAATGCTGGCGGCGGCAATGCTCTTAGCAGCGCCGGCGTCGGCGCTGCGCCGCGGGGACGCGGCGGCTGATTTCATGCTGAAAGGACTCGACGGCAAGGCCTTTTCCCTCTCAGAGCAGAGAGGAAAGGTCGTCGTGCTGAATTTCTGGGCGACCTGGTGCCCCCCCTGTCGCGGCGAGATGCCGGAGTTCAACGAACTGGCGGAAGAGCTTTCCGACAGGGGCGACGCGGCGCTCTTCGCGATAAACCTGACCGACGGAAGGCGCGATACAAAGGAGAAGGTAAAAGAGTTCATCGTCAAAAACGGCTACAACTCGCTGACGGTGCTGCTCGACGACGGAGCCCGCGTCGCGGATCATTTCGGCGTACGCTACATCCCTACGACCTTCGTGCTCGACCGCGGCGGAAAGATATCCGGCGTGATTCAGGGCGCGGCGACGAAGGAAAATGTCTTGAAGCTGGTGAAAGAGACAAAATAA
- a CDS encoding cytochrome c biogenesis CcdA family protein, with protein sequence MARELPLLFLEGFLAFISPCMLPMLPVYLMYLAAESEGGKRASVANTIGFVAGFSMVFMAMGATATAIGSTLAEHPALLRRVSGAVIALFGLHFLGLLKIGFLDVEKKLGEGTKRGGFTGALLFGGAFSLGWTPCLGPFLASALLLAGNGKTLWQGVFCLFVFSMGLGIPYIIAALLFTRIKGVFQWLRRNGAAIKKISGAVLVAAGIAIATDYFAYWAALFG encoded by the coding sequence ATGGCGCGCGAACTGCCGCTGCTTTTTTTAGAAGGCTTCCTCGCCTTCATTTCCCCCTGCATGCTGCCGATGCTGCCGGTCTACCTGATGTACCTCGCGGCCGAGAGCGAAGGGGGGAAGCGCGCGAGCGTCGCGAACACGATAGGCTTCGTCGCCGGCTTTTCGATGGTCTTCATGGCGATGGGCGCGACGGCGACGGCGATAGGCTCGACGCTCGCCGAGCATCCGGCGCTGCTGCGGCGCGTCAGCGGCGCGGTGATCGCGCTATTCGGGCTGCACTTCCTCGGGCTCTTGAAGATCGGCTTCCTCGACGTTGAGAAAAAGCTGGGCGAAGGGACGAAGCGCGGCGGCTTCACGGGCGCGCTGCTCTTCGGAGGAGCCTTCTCCCTCGGCTGGACGCCGTGCCTCGGCCCCTTCCTCGCCTCCGCGCTGTTGCTGGCCGGCAACGGCAAAACGCTCTGGCAGGGGGTCTTCTGCCTATTCGTTTTTTCGATGGGGCTCGGTATACCCTATATAATCGCGGCGCTTCTCTTTACGCGGATAAAAGGGGTGTTCCAATGGCTGCGCAGGAACGGCGCGGCGATCAAAAAGATTTCCGGCGCCGTCCTCGTAGCGGCCGGAATTGCCATAGCGACAGATTATTTCGCTTACTGGGCGGCGCTCTTCGGCTAA
- a CDS encoding DMT family transporter yields the protein MSEEVVNRREAFKADMTLVLVSFIWGAGIPISALLARAVTPLWAIALRMLLSALFLMILFPKKIITATKYDWKLSFMLAAILVCVFVSMTFGLTYSTASKQAFIGGLNVIMTPALVWLIYRVRPSAWLFAAAGITTLGLLVMGFTPGMEFNFGDLLSFVMAIFYAVQVLGAHYCSRRVEAVRLVALHIIILASILTALAAAFEPPPNPASFSAKVWAALLTVSLGNTILCFILQFRAQKKTSATHTAVIFSLEGLFGYIIAVASGQDPFHLQGAVGGALIIAGMLITELEGVIREKLSAAKAKK from the coding sequence GTGAGCGAAGAAGTTGTGAACCGCCGCGAAGCCTTCAAGGCCGATATGACGCTCGTCTTAGTCTCGTTCATATGGGGTGCGGGGATACCGATCTCGGCGCTGCTCGCGCGCGCTGTCACGCCTCTGTGGGCGATAGCTTTGCGCATGCTCTTGTCGGCGTTATTTCTGATGATATTGTTCCCGAAAAAAATAATCACGGCGACGAAATATGATTGGAAGCTCTCCTTCATGCTGGCCGCGATACTCGTCTGCGTCTTCGTATCGATGACCTTCGGCCTTACTTACAGCACCGCGAGCAAGCAGGCCTTCATAGGCGGGCTGAACGTCATCATGACGCCGGCGCTCGTCTGGCTGATATACCGCGTACGTCCCTCGGCGTGGCTCTTCGCGGCGGCCGGCATCACGACGCTCGGGCTTCTCGTCATGGGCTTCACGCCCGGCATGGAATTCAACTTTGGCGATTTGCTTTCCTTCGTAATGGCGATATTCTACGCGGTCCAGGTGTTAGGGGCCCACTACTGTTCGCGCCGCGTCGAAGCCGTGCGCCTCGTCGCGCTTCACATAATAATACTTGCGTCGATACTGACGGCATTGGCCGCCGCATTCGAGCCGCCGCCGAATCCGGCTTCCTTCAGCGCTAAGGTGTGGGCGGCGCTTCTCACGGTATCGCTCGGCAACACGATACTGTGCTTCATACTTCAGTTCAGGGCTCAGAAAAAGACCAGCGCGACGCACACGGCCGTCATATTTTCTCTCGAAGGGCTCTTCGGCTACATCATCGCGGTCGCGAGCGGACAGGACCCCTTCCATCTACAGGGAGCCGTCGGCGGCGCGTTGATAATCGCCGGTATGCTGATAACCGAGCTTGAAGGAGTCATCCGCGAGAAGCTGAGCGCGGCAAAGGCGAAAAAATAG
- a CDS encoding DMT family transporter, translating to MPLWGFLMSFLAAAMWAASPIMVNSGLARAGCSIHEVNPFRAVSFLAASAAVALISCGGKIPVVTSPLAWVYFFFSVITSYTLGDLFFFLAIREMGVSLAIPVANSYPILVIFTSWLMLGEPVTPKLIWGVAVVVGGLLLLRFGGEKAEHGEKPRYGAGRLMRGFSFALGGGLCWALASPVTKIAMNISQLGAAEITFYRAFAFMIVTLVVRILTVKFRRSATRPLSSVPPAAAAYFLSAAVVGLCFGSVVYAKCISAMPVAVVTAITATSPFLAALYGRFVLKESLAKPQWCGIVMIIAGSIVVGL from the coding sequence ATGCCTTTATGGGGATTCCTTATGAGCTTTCTGGCCGCCGCGATGTGGGCGGCTTCTCCTATTATGGTAAACAGCGGCCTCGCGCGCGCGGGGTGTTCGATACACGAGGTCAACCCCTTCCGCGCCGTCTCCTTCTTAGCCGCGTCGGCGGCCGTAGCGCTGATAAGCTGCGGCGGAAAGATTCCCGTAGTGACCTCTCCGCTGGCTTGGGTTTACTTTTTCTTCAGCGTGATAACGAGCTACACGCTCGGCGACCTCTTTTTCTTCCTGGCGATACGCGAGATGGGCGTCAGTCTAGCCATCCCAGTCGCTAACTCGTATCCGATACTCGTCATCTTCACGTCGTGGCTGATGCTCGGCGAACCTGTGACGCCGAAGCTGATATGGGGCGTCGCGGTAGTAGTAGGGGGGCTGCTCCTGCTGCGCTTCGGCGGTGAAAAGGCCGAGCACGGCGAAAAACCCCGCTACGGCGCTGGACGGCTGATGAGGGGCTTCTCCTTCGCCCTCGGCGGCGGCCTCTGTTGGGCGCTCGCGTCGCCGGTGACGAAAATAGCGATGAATATCTCGCAGCTCGGAGCGGCGGAGATAACCTTTTACCGCGCCTTCGCGTTTATGATCGTAACGCTCGTCGTGCGCATCCTTACCGTAAAATTCCGACGCTCCGCGACCAGGCCGCTTTCGAGCGTCCCTCCTGCGGCTGCCGCATATTTCCTCTCAGCCGCGGTGGTAGGGCTTTGCTTCGGCTCCGTCGTCTACGCGAAATGCATCTCCGCCATGCCCGTCGCCGTCGTCACCGCCATCACTGCGACGAGCCCCTTCCTCGCCGCGCTCTACGGACGCTTTGTGCTCAAGGAGAGCCTTGCGAAGCCGCAGTGGTGCGGCATCGTGATGATCATAGCCGGCTCGATCGTCGTCGGCCTGTAG
- a CDS encoding sodium ion-translocating decarboxylase subunit beta, producing MELFIRTLEAATWQNAVMTLVGAALIYLAVKKEFEPNLLLPMGFGTILVNLPLSSALDQLAGGKLVEGALSMFFRLGIATEIFPLLILVAVGAMCDFTPLLANPKMFVFGITAQAGIFLTMGLALFFGYNVFEAASIGIIGAADGPTSIYVSSRFAPHLLGPISVAAYTYMALVPLIQPPVIMALTTQKERRIKMPYAERPVSRRMLILFPIAITIIGGVIAPASVSLLGFVMFGNLLRVSGVTDRLSNAAQNELANIVTILLGFSISATMTGEKFVNVDTLVIIAMGLIAFVLDTAGGVLTAKLLNLFLPKERRVNPMVGAAGISAFPMSARTIQRMGQKADPANHLLMHAVGANVAGQIGSVLAGGALLAFLG from the coding sequence ATGGAGCTTTTTATCCGCACGCTCGAGGCCGCGACATGGCAGAATGCCGTGATGACGCTCGTGGGAGCCGCGCTGATCTATCTCGCGGTGAAAAAGGAATTCGAACCGAACCTGCTGCTGCCGATGGGCTTCGGTACGATACTTGTGAACCTTCCGCTCTCCTCCGCGCTCGACCAGCTCGCCGGCGGAAAGCTCGTCGAAGGCGCGCTTTCGATGTTCTTCAGGCTCGGCATCGCGACCGAGATATTTCCTCTGCTGATACTCGTCGCGGTCGGCGCGATGTGCGACTTCACGCCGCTGCTCGCAAACCCGAAGATGTTCGTCTTCGGCATCACTGCGCAGGCCGGCATATTTCTGACGATGGGGCTTGCGCTCTTCTTCGGCTACAACGTCTTCGAGGCGGCGTCGATAGGGATAATAGGCGCGGCCGACGGGCCGACGTCGATATACGTCTCGTCGCGCTTCGCGCCGCACCTGCTCGGACCGATCTCCGTAGCGGCCTACACCTACATGGCGCTCGTGCCTCTGATTCAGCCGCCGGTGATAATGGCTCTGACGACACAGAAGGAGCGCCGGATAAAGATGCCCTACGCCGAACGGCCGGTGTCGCGCCGTATGCTGATTCTCTTTCCTATAGCGATAACTATCATAGGCGGCGTGATAGCCCCCGCTTCGGTCTCGCTGCTCGGCTTCGTGATGTTCGGCAACCTGCTGCGCGTCAGCGGCGTTACGGACCGCCTCTCCAACGCCGCGCAGAACGAGCTTGCGAACATCGTGACGATACTGCTCGGCTTTTCGATATCGGCCACGATGACCGGCGAAAAGTTCGTGAACGTCGACACCCTCGTTATCATAGCGATGGGGCTCATAGCCTTCGTCCTCGACACGGCCGGCGGCGTGCTGACCGCTAAGCTTCTGAATCTCTTCCTTCCGAAGGAGCGGCGCGTGAACCCGATGGTCGGCGCGGCGGGGATTTCCGCCTTCCCGATGTCGGCGCGGACGATACAGCGCATGGGACAGAAGGCGGACCCCGCTAACCATCTGTTGATGCACGCGGTCGGCGCGAACGTCGCCGGACAGATAGGCTCGGTGCTCGCCGGAGGGGCCCTGCTCGCCTTCCTCGGATAG
- a CDS encoding polysaccharide biosynthesis protein — protein MSKDKLAKIYLWIGGRNRRLMALDLLLLLFSVFVGYSMRLSYYMGADFLYLYDFLGIAALFSLMVLSSLTLCKIYSVFWPRAGIDEYFRLARAYLAGAAAFVVAAFTIRPFTLPRSSLVIMLLAAPILLVSERAALRLALMNSQERPEGRESALIVGAGEAGSMLARDLLRNSGSICPAGFVDDNEQLRNMTVASLKVLGTTKELKEIIAKHDIDTVLIAIPSAPGEKIKELFGVLSPLRVKVRVLPSLSNLADGRVSISRLRSVNLEDLLRREPIRLDDENITSLIKGKSVLVTGAGGSIGSEICRQLLPRAPKRLIALGHGEQSIYMLLESLGGDAPVVPVIADVADAAAMESVFKDYAPQLVFHASAHKHVPLMEKNPREALRVNALGTYNAARLAGRYGALRFVMISTDKAVRPTSVMGATKRAAERLLLSVQKDHPLTKYMAVRFGNVLGSRGSVVPKFERQIAAGGPVTVTHPEMKRYFMLIPEAVSLVLQAGAMGEGGELFALDMGEPVRIAEMAETLIRLHGYEPGRDIQIKYTGIREGEKLYEELFYDPSHADRTAHAKIFKSRLTPEAESILPQVVEILRASAEGTLSGERLKERIFSLGRGAEAENEEISSDEGDEHDEKAG, from the coding sequence ATGAGCAAAGACAAGCTTGCGAAAATTTACCTGTGGATCGGAGGAAGGAACCGGCGCCTCATGGCGCTCGACCTTCTGCTGCTTCTCTTCTCCGTCTTCGTCGGTTATTCGATGAGGCTTTCGTATTACATGGGCGCCGATTTCCTGTATCTCTACGACTTCTTGGGGATCGCCGCGCTCTTCTCCCTTATGGTGCTCTCGTCGCTGACGCTCTGCAAAATATACTCCGTATTCTGGCCGCGCGCCGGAATAGACGAATATTTCCGCCTCGCGCGCGCGTATCTTGCGGGCGCCGCGGCATTCGTCGTCGCGGCGTTCACTATAAGGCCTTTCACTCTTCCGCGCTCCTCCCTCGTCATAATGCTGCTGGCCGCGCCCATACTGCTCGTATCGGAGCGCGCCGCGCTGCGCCTTGCGCTGATGAACTCGCAGGAGCGGCCGGAGGGAAGGGAGAGCGCTCTGATTGTCGGCGCTGGGGAAGCCGGCAGCATGCTCGCGCGGGACCTGCTGAGGAATTCCGGCAGCATATGCCCTGCCGGCTTCGTCGACGACAACGAGCAGCTGCGCAATATGACCGTCGCGTCGCTCAAGGTGCTCGGGACGACAAAAGAGTTAAAGGAGATCATCGCCAAACACGATATCGACACCGTGCTTATAGCCATCCCCTCCGCGCCCGGAGAAAAAATAAAGGAATTATTCGGCGTCCTTTCGCCGCTCCGCGTCAAAGTCAGGGTGCTGCCGAGCCTTTCGAACCTCGCCGACGGGCGCGTCTCGATAAGCAGGCTGCGCTCGGTGAATCTCGAAGACCTGTTGCGTCGCGAGCCTATAAGGCTCGACGACGAAAACATCACCTCCTTGATAAAGGGGAAGAGCGTGCTCGTCACCGGCGCCGGAGGATCGATAGGCTCCGAAATCTGCCGGCAGCTGCTGCCGCGCGCGCCGAAGCGGCTGATCGCGCTGGGACACGGCGAGCAGTCGATATATATGCTGCTCGAATCCCTGGGCGGCGACGCGCCGGTCGTGCCGGTGATCGCGGACGTCGCGGACGCCGCAGCGATGGAAAGCGTCTTCAAAGATTATGCTCCACAGCTCGTCTTTCACGCCAGCGCCCACAAGCACGTGCCCCTGATGGAAAAAAACCCGCGCGAGGCGCTGCGCGTCAACGCGCTCGGGACCTATAACGCCGCGCGCCTCGCCGGAAGGTACGGCGCCCTACGCTTCGTGATGATCTCGACCGACAAGGCCGTGCGCCCGACGAGCGTGATGGGAGCGACGAAGCGCGCCGCCGAACGGCTGCTGCTGAGCGTTCAGAAAGATCATCCGCTGACGAAGTACATGGCGGTGCGCTTTGGAAACGTGCTCGGCAGCAGGGGCAGCGTCGTGCCGAAGTTTGAAAGGCAGATAGCGGCCGGCGGCCCCGTCACCGTGACGCATCCGGAAATGAAGCGCTACTTCATGTTGATACCGGAGGCCGTCAGCCTCGTGCTGCAGGCCGGAGCGATGGGAGAGGGGGGCGAGCTCTTCGCGCTCGACATGGGAGAGCCGGTCAGGATAGCGGAGATGGCCGAGACACTGATAAGGCTTCACGGCTATGAGCCGGGGAGGGACATTCAGATAAAGTACACGGGGATACGCGAGGGCGAAAAGCTCTACGAGGAGCTCTTCTACGACCCGTCGCACGCAGACAGGACCGCTCATGCGAAGATATTCAAGAGCCGTCTGACGCCCGAAGCCGAAAGCATACTGCCGCAGGTCGTGGAGATACTCCGCGCCTCCGCCGAGGGGACGCTCTCCGGCGAGCGCCTCAAAGAGAGAATCTTCTCCCTCGGCCGCGGCGCGGAAGCCGAAAATGAAGAGATTAGCAGCGACGAAGGCGATGAGCACGATGAAAAGGCCGGATAA